The Pedobacter ginsengisoli region TGCAGCAACCATAGCCATTTTGATTTCGGTAATCCTTTGGATAAGTACCTATTTCAGGCTAAAAGAAAAACAAGTGTAAGATGGAATTTAGAGAGAACGAAGCGATATACATGCAGATAGCAGGTTACGTAACTGAAAATATTATGCTGCAAAAATGGTTGCCTGAAGAAAAGCTACCCTCAGTACGTGAGTTGGCTGCCGACCTGCAGGTGAACCCGCTAACTGTTGTAAGGGCATATGAGTTTTTGCAGGGGAAAGAGGTAATTGCCAATAAAAGGGGCATAGGTTTTTTTATTGCAGGAGATGCAGTACAGAAAGTAAAGAACTATAGCAAGGAGCGTTTTCTGGGGCAGGAGCTGCCAGAGTTATTCAAAAGTATGTATCTGCTTGGCATTAGCATAGAAGATATTGCAGAGCGATTTGAAATTTTTAAAGCACAAAACTACCAAACCAAATAGTTATGAAAACCAGTACAATGTTTATAATAGCAGCAGTGGTTGCCACATTTATTGGCCTTACCGCCTATAATTTTAGCCTTAAGGCATCATTTTTAAAAGGAGATTATAAAAATCCGTTTTATGGGTTTACGTTTAATTCTGTTAAAGATGTAAACGAAGTAGATTTGCAGTCGGCGAATAGAATTACCATCCGCATTGAGAAGGGGAAAAACCCGGGCCTATGGTTAAAAGACAGACTTAAGGGAAATCTGGTATGGACAAAAAATGGAAATACCATAAAAATTGACCTGACAAAGGCAGCAAAAGACGACGGTTTTCAGATATGGGACAATGAGTTGATCCTGATTATGCCAAGTACTGTTAAGCTGACTAGCCGTGCTTACCATAAAGATAAAGAAGAAGAAAAAAGAGCCCACATTTCCGGTGGCATCAATATTTCCGGTTTTGAGCAGGAGGCTATGCAGCTGGATTTGGGTAAATATACGACAGCGTTTTTAGACAAATTAAAATTGGGCAAGTTAAATGCAGTGATAGGCAATAAAGATAAGGCCAATGCCAGTCTGGTCATTTCTTCTGCAAACCAGATCAATACTGCAGATTTTAATATTCCTGGCGAAGGAAGTCTGGATTTGATGGATCCAAACGTTACTAAAACACATTACAACCTCTCTGATAAAGCAACAGTTTCATTAAATGGCAAGGCATTGCAAGCCATTAAAGTCAACTAGTTTAATTAAAACCGGAATAGCATGCTATTCCGGTTTTAATCCGTAAATTTTATAGTCAGCGAAATTACCTGTCTTGCATTTCTAGGTTTTCTTTTTTCCCCTTCAATAATAATGTGAAAGGGACCTTCTTCAGGTGATAGTAAGTAGCCATCCTTTCTGTTGGCCAGAATAATCTTGCGAGAGGTGAACGACGGGTCCACCTCTGCTAATGAAAAAACTACCTGATATCCATCACTGGCTTCAACTAAAAGATATTTACTAAGGTTTTTCCCTTTCAGCTCTTCAGCCATTGTAACACCTGCATTTTTAAGAACAATACCCAGTTCAACACCGCTATAAGTATATTCTTTATCTGCACGGTCTTTTTGGATGATTGTAGTTTTGGGCAATTTGTCTACATCTGTCACAGTCAATATCAGCTCAGTCTTAACCTCACCTTTAATAGCTGCTGCAGCCTGTTTTGTCAGATCTTGGGCGGATAGCCTTGTAAAGGCTATTAATACAATCAGCAGGCTAAGGGGTAATGTTGGTTTAAAACATTTCATGTGCTTATAGATTATTGAAAACTAAATTTAAAAAGTAATTTCTTTCAGCCTCAGGAAAGCCTTGATTAGTTAAGGTTCTATCTACTCCAATACTAAAGGCTTCGCTGTCTGTAAAAGCCCTATTTTGCTCATGGCAGCTGTTGCATGATATTTTGTTATTTGCTGAAAGCAAAGGTTCGTAGAAAAGTAATCGGCCAAGGTAAACGCCTTCTTTTGTTGTAGGGTTGTCTTTTGGAACAGAGATCCGGTTTCCAAAATTGACAGGGTATTTTAATTGGTAAGGAGAGGTGCTAATAGATGTCCAGGTAAATAGAATGAAATATCCGATAATTGTAGTTATTGCTTTCGTATATCCATTCATATTTATGTTTTACACTTTTTTTTGTTTATTTTATTGTTTTCTTAATGTTTATTGTCAAATATAATGATATAAATCATATATTTTTGATTATTTTATTTGTTTTTATTATATTTTGTGTTATTTTTTAGCGTTTTTTATTTAAAATACTTATATTATGTAAGTTTTTTTATGTCATTTTAGTTTTGTGTACTGTTTTTATTGTTATTTTTGGTGTATTTTTTATTGTTTTTGGTTGAAAGTGTATAGCGGATATCTCTCAGCTTCTCTTTTTTTATGTAGGAAGATTGGGATAACCTAATATCAGGTTGTTTTATTGTTAGTAAATAAAGTTTAGTTTTGCTAAACAATAATAAATCTTTAATTTTAGTGCGCTGGGATTTTTATACTATCTGCAGCACCTTAATCAGATGAAAATAAAAGCTTTAATCGTATCGCTGCTGGTATTAGCACACACAGGTTTATATGCCCAAAGGGTTGTTATAGTTGGTCTTGATGGTTTTAGTACCGAGGGGTTTAAAGCAACAAAGCATCCCAATATAGATAAGCTTTTTGAAAAAGGACTCATTACCTTAACAAACAGGCCGGTAATGCCGTCAGTAACTTTGCCGAACTGGACAAGCCATTTAACCGGACAGGGACCTGAAGAGCATGGGATAACAGCTAACGATTGGACTTTGAGTAATCACCCCTTAAAAGCAATAGAAATTGATCAGGATGGCTATAGCCCTTCAATCTTCAAATTGCTGAAAGATAAAAAGCCAAGCGCTAAAACAGCATTTTATTATAACTGGGCTGAACTAATTAATCCCATTAATAAAAAATACTTAAATGAAATTTCTTTTGAAGAAGGAGATCAGTATCAGGCAAATTATGCCAAGGCACTCAAATTTATTGAGCAAAATAGAAACGATCCTACATTGGTATTTCTTTACAGTGTACATACAGATCATGCAGGTCATGGGTTTGGATGGATGTCGCCGCAATATATAGCTGCAATAGAAGAGGTTGATGTTGAAATTGGTAGTTTTATAGATAAGCTTAAAGAACAAAACCTTTATAATGACACCTATTTTCTACTCATTACAGATCATGGTGGCATTAAAAAAGGGCATGGTGGTGTAAGTATGAATGAAATGCAAATACCTTGGGCAATTACCGGTAAAAAAATCAAAAATCTAGGTGTAACCAATAGCTTTTTTAACAGCAATAAAAATACCTCTTTGGTCCTAGCTAAAATATTTGGCTTAAAGGATATTCCTGCATCATGGACAGGGGTGGCTCCAACGGCAATTTTTAAATAAAGTAATAACCCCAACTATCTTTGCCTTAAATACAAAAGTGGTTGGGGTTAAAATTTAACGCCAGCCTAAGCCGGGTGCAACATGCTCTATTACAGAAGAGAGTACGTGCACATTATAGTCAACACCTAATGTGTTCGGTATCGTTAAAAGCAGCGTGTCCGCTTCCTGAATAGCCTCGTCTTCAGCCAATTCCTTTATAAGTTGATCAGGCTCTGCGGCATAGCTTCTTCCAAAAATGGCGTTTTTACCCGGTTCAATCATTCCAAAGTGATCAGTCCGGTTGGCTTCCTGACCAAAAAAACGGCGGTCCTGATCGTTTACTAATGCAAAAATAGATCGGCTTACAGATACCCTGGGTTCACGTTCATGTCCCGCGTTTTTCCATGCTTCTTTGTATAGCCTTATCTGTTCAGCTTGTTGTACATGGAAGGGCTTACCGCTTTCATCAAACTTAAGTGTAGAACTTTGAAGGTGCATTGCATTTTCGGCTGCCCAAACAGCGGTAGCATTGGATGCAGCTCCCCACCAAATACGTTCCCGCAATCCTTCCGAGTGCGGTTCCAAATGCAATAAGCCTGGGGGGTTAGGGAACATAGGATACGGATTCGGCTCTGCAAACCCTTCACCACTTAGCCTATCCAAAAATTCCAGTGCTTTTCGGCGGCCCATCTCCGCATCGGTTTCCCCTTCCTGTGGTGCATATCCAAAATAGCGCCACCCATCAATTACCTGTTCAGGCGAACCTCTGCTGATGCCCAGCTGCAATCGTCCTTCCGAAATTAAATCAGCAGCTCCGGCATCTTCTACCATATACAGCGGATTTTCGTAACGCATATCAATTACACCAGTACCAATTTCTATTTTACTTGTTTTAGCACCGATAGCCGAAAGTAAGGGAAATGGTGATGCTAACTGGGAAGCAAAATGATGTACCCGAAAATATGCCCCGTCTACGCCAATCTCTTCGGCAGCAACTGCCAGATCAATTGATTGAAGCAAGGTATCGCCTGCTGTACGGGTATTATAAGCAGGATGGTTAGACCAATGTCCAAACGATAGAAATCCTATTTTTTTCATAAGTAAATATACAAAGATTACCCTATGCGTTTGCTAAGTATAGATAAGCTTGCTGATCCCGTGAATCTGCTTCTGTGAATTATTTAATAAATTAGTAAACCAAAATAAATTGAATGGAATACATACAGATTAAGAAAGCCACTACATACGACTTATTTACAGTTCAGCATATTGGTAGAGAAACTTTTATTGAAACATTTGCCGATAGCAACACAGAAGAGGATATGAGCAAGTATCTTGAAAACAGCTTTAGTGATAGTAGGTTGACAGATGAATTGAATAATCCAGATTCATTGTTTTACATTGCCTGGGAAGATGACAAGCCGGTTGGCTACTTAAAATTAAATACCGGAATAGCCCAAACAGAACTGCAAGATCAAAAAGCATTAGAAATTGAACGTATTTATGTGAAAAGTAGCCATCTTGGTAAAAAAGTTGGCCAGCTTCTTTACGAGAAAGCTCTGGATGTGGCTCTGCAAAAAAATAATTCTTATTTATGGCTGGGTGTATGGGAAAAAAATCCGCGGGCAATAAGATTTTACGAAAAGAATGGGTTTATTGCCTTTGATAAACATATATTCAAAATGGGAGACGATGAGCAAGTTGATATTATGATGAAGAGAGAGTTGTGATACACCAAAAATAATCCTAAGTAAATAACTTTATAATAGCATGAAATATTTCTTTAAAAAAATAGGAATAGTTTTTTTCTTGATCATAACTGGTCAATCGAGTCTTTACGCTCAGAGTAAGCCAAATATCATTGTTTTTCTGGTTGATGATATGGGCTGGCAAGACACCTCAGTTCCTTTTTGGACAAAAACTACCCCATTTAACCAACGCTACCATACACCCAATATGGAACGATTGGCTAAAGAGGGTATGAAATTTACCAATGCTTATGCTACACCAGTGTGTTCCCCAAGTCGCATTAGTCTGATGACAGGTATGAATGCCGCACGACATAAAGTAACAAACTGGACATTACAAAAAGATGCCAGTGTTGATGCACCAGATTCTTTACTAACACCACCACAGTGGAATGTAAATGGATTATCGCCTGTTGCCGGTATTGCAAATGCAGTTCATGCTACAGCACTTCCTCAATTGCTAAAGCAGTCAGGCTATTACACTATACACTGTGGAAAGGCGCATTTTGGAGCAATCTCAACACCTGCTGAAGATCCAATTAATATAGGATTCGACGTCAATATCGCTGGTCATGCAGCCGGTGGCCCGGGAAGTTTTCTTGGGGAAGAAAATTATGGCAACGAAAAAGACAAGCCGAAAGAACCCTGGGGTGTGCCCGGGCTGCAGGCATATTATGGTACCAATACATTTCTTACCGAAGCGCTAACCATAGAAGCTTTAAAAGCATTGAAAAAGCCAGTAGCCGATAACAAACCATTCTTTTTATACATGTCGCATTACGCAGTGCATGTGCCTTATGCGGCCGATAAACGGTTTATTCAAAAGTACCTGGATGCCGGTCTTCCTCAAAAAGAAGCAGAATATGCTGCCTTGCTTGAGGGAATGGATAAAAGTTTGGGAGATATTATGGATTACCTGAAAGAAAAGAATATAGATAAAAACACAGTTATCCTATTTATGAGCGACAATGGTGGTTTTAGTCAGGCTCCTCCAAGGAGTGGAAAACCCCACACTCAAAACCTCCCGCTTAAAGCAGGGAAGGGTTCCGTTTATGAAGGAGGCATAAGAGTACCTATGCTGGTGAAATGGCCCGGTATAACAAAAGCCGGATCGGTAACTGATCAATATCTGATCATTGAAGATTTTTTTCCAACAATATTAGAAATAGCAGGTGCAAAAAATAATAAACCACCACAGCAAATTGATGGGATAAGTTTTGTAGGTAGTTTAAAAAGTAATAAGAAAAATAACTACACCAGACCATTAATCTGGCACTTCCCAAATAAATGGATCGCGAAAGATGAATTTGGCATAAACTACAGAAGTGCTATACGCCAGGGCGATTGGAAGTTGATTTATAATATGAAAACACAGGCAAAGGAATTATACAACCTGAAAACAGACATTGGTGAACAACATGATCTATCTGATAAATACCCTGGAAAGGTTGATCAACTTTCATTATTACTTTCGCAAAAACTTAAGAGCTATGATGCTCAAATGCCAACACTAAAAAGTAATCAACAGCCTGTTCCCTGGCCGTAGCTTGTTTAGATCGCTACTTGTAGTTGCCTAATACAACTACAAGTAGCGATCTAAACAACTAACAGTAGCCGTAATTTTAATGGTCCAGACAACCGACCCACTACCTTTGATCTGTCGAAAAGAACAATAAAAAGACGGTGTTATGGAAATGAATATGATAGGCAGTAAAATTGCCGAAGCACGAAAACAACTAAATCTGTCTCAGGCAGAACTGGCACAACGCTTATTTATCAGCCCGCAAGCTGTTGGGAAATGGGAGCGTGGTGAGTCGATTCCCGACCTGATTACATTTAACAGGCTGGCAAAGATTTTGGGTGTAGACTTGAATTACTTTTCAGAAGATTTTGAATCTGCCAGCCATGTAATACAACCCGAAATTTCAATTACGTCCCGCTCATCAGAGGCAAACGAATTGGTCAATTTTAGTGGGAGTAATCTGCCTGATACTGATTTTGCAGGCATTATAGCACATAAAAGGAAATTTAAAGGTAGTGCCCTGGGCGGTTCCGATTTTTCAAAGGCAGATTTAACAGGTAGTCTTTTTGTTGCCAGTGATTTGCGTGGAGCCAATTTCAATGGTGCCAACCTTACCGATTGTACCTTTTCTGCACTGGATCTGACGGATGGGAGTTTCAATAAAACAATATTAACACGCACTGAATTCAGCAAGTCCAGTCTGGAAAGAGTAAAGTTTACTGATGCCAAACTGATCGGTGCAAAGTTGACCAAGGCCGATCTTAGAACAACAATATTTGAAAACTGTGTTTTCGAAGGTGTAGATTTTAAGTATTCCGATCTGAGTGGTGTATGTTTTGACAGGCAAATATTTAAAGGCGTAAAATTTCACAATACTGCACTAACAGGTGCGTCATTTAAAGGCGCAACATTACAAAATGTGTCTTTCCGTGCGCAGTACGCACTAACCAATAAATATTACCGACAGTTAAAAACCATACACTTTGATGGGGCGATAATGGATAAACTTACCTATGCTGCACTAAAAGGCGTGGGAGTAGATCTATCCGGGGCTATTATTAGTGAATTAAATTGATTAAATCTTTAGCCACAATATAGCCAGTACTTGTGTTGTTTGTTAAAACAACCACGGCTATTTGCTTATTTAAATCTATGCAGATACTGCTGGAATAACCTCCTGTGCCTCCAGAATGGGTTATAACATTCTTAGCGTCTGGTAAATAATGCCATCCTAACCCAACTATATCAGGTTTTTTATCAAAAGTTACCTGATGAGTTAGTTTTATCGCTAAATCAAGATCAGGATCGGAAGTTAATATTTGAGCTTTTACATAATTTATAAGATCAAATGTTGAGCTTTTAATTGCACCCGCCGCCTCAACTGCCTGCAAGTGATAAAAAGCAACTGGTTGATAGAAATTATTATAACCTTCAGCAAGGTTATTAAATTTAGTAGTGTCAATGGAGCAGACAGTTTCATTCATTTCCAGTGGTGCAGTAATATACTGCTGTAGAAGTTCCCGATAAGACCTTTGATAAACCCTTTCTAACAATACACCCATCAGCCCAACACCTATATTGCTATATCCATACTTTACGCCAGGCATTGTTGTTTGTTTAAAATGCCTTAAAAGGGAAAACAAGTCCTTAATCCTATAATTACCATAAGGCTGATTTGCATCAATAACCGTAGATCCCAAGTTGTCAGCATCCCTCGGTAAGCCAGAGGTGTGATTGGCAAGTTCTTTAAACGTGATATTCTTCAACGCTTGATTTTGAGCCACAGAATCGGGCAGAAACTTGGTAATTGATGTTTCCAAAGTTAGCTTTTGCTGATGAACAGCCAGAGCAAGCAGGGTAGAGGTAAAGGTCTTTGTTATGGAACCAATATCATATACTGTATGATTGTCAGGCAGACTTTTTGTGCCTATTTTACGCTCACCGTAGTTATAAAAGTAACTATTCCTTTTATAAAAAACAGCTGTACTTATCCCAACATTACCTTTGGTTTGGATGTATGCAGAAACCACTTTATCAACTGTACTATCCAAGTGGTTGATAAGTTTATTGTCGGTAGATACCTTGTACATTTTCTTTGCAGTTTCCGTGGAAGGCACTGCAGCAAATGTATTCATCTTGCCGTTCTTATCCATGTTGCCAAACATAATCTGCAAAGGTATTTTTCCGGTCACTTTGTATATCCCGATTGAATCTTTCCAGGTTACCAAACTTAGATCTCTTAAAGGTAGCAATCCAGAGATCTGTTTTTTGTAAATACTGGCCCATCTAACTACTGGAATTTGTTTCCGGAGAGCTTCTCCAAATAGTAAATAAACACTGTCTGGCTTGTTTTCATTCATATAGCGAATCGTCAACTTAGCAATAGCTGTTGTTTTTTGCTCAGAAGATGTGGGTTTGCAGCTCGCTAACCCTAATAACAAAAGAAAGATGAACAGGCGACTATTTATATTTGGCATTGGATGATTGCGCTAAAAAGTTAATCAATTAGAGTTATTCAAACCTAATCTCTTGAAGGTACTAAAGTAAAACGGCCCTTCAACTTTAAAAATGGCTTTTCAAAAAAATTGTAAGACAACATTGTTAATAGTGTTGTAGCGATGAAAGCAATTACAGCTCCCACTCCGTTTTTCCATTCAGATAAACCTATACTTTCGCTAAAGGTCGCTAACTCATTTTTGAAAATACTAAAAACAATCCAATACATAGTGATATGGAAAACATACATACCATATGATATACGACCGAGATAAGCTAATTTAGAAGGCATATACTTTACAGGTGCCCCATAAAGTGATAAAAACATCGCCATAACTCCAATAAGTATCAAAAACCATCCAATAACTGATTGTAGGATTGTAGCGAGATGGGGGGCATCTGCATTAATTTCGCAAACCATCGATGCAATTAACCAGCAGAGTATGCCTGTAATAAATAAACCAATACGCAGTGCT contains the following coding sequences:
- a CDS encoding GNAT family N-acetyltransferase, giving the protein MEYIQIKKATTYDLFTVQHIGRETFIETFADSNTEEDMSKYLENSFSDSRLTDELNNPDSLFYIAWEDDKPVGYLKLNTGIAQTELQDQKALEIERIYVKSSHLGKKVGQLLYEKALDVALQKNNSYLWLGVWEKNPRAIRFYEKNGFIAFDKHIFKMGDDEQVDIMMKREL
- a CDS encoding alkaline phosphatase family protein, producing MKIKALIVSLLVLAHTGLYAQRVVIVGLDGFSTEGFKATKHPNIDKLFEKGLITLTNRPVMPSVTLPNWTSHLTGQGPEEHGITANDWTLSNHPLKAIEIDQDGYSPSIFKLLKDKKPSAKTAFYYNWAELINPINKKYLNEISFEEGDQYQANYAKALKFIEQNRNDPTLVFLYSVHTDHAGHGFGWMSPQYIAAIEEVDVEIGSFIDKLKEQNLYNDTYFLLITDHGGIKKGHGGVSMNEMQIPWAITGKKIKNLGVTNSFFNSNKNTSLVLAKIFGLKDIPASWTGVAPTAIFK
- a CDS encoding pentapeptide repeat-containing protein; amino-acid sequence: MEMNMIGSKIAEARKQLNLSQAELAQRLFISPQAVGKWERGESIPDLITFNRLAKILGVDLNYFSEDFESASHVIQPEISITSRSSEANELVNFSGSNLPDTDFAGIIAHKRKFKGSALGGSDFSKADLTGSLFVASDLRGANFNGANLTDCTFSALDLTDGSFNKTILTRTEFSKSSLERVKFTDAKLIGAKLTKADLRTTIFENCVFEGVDFKYSDLSGVCFDRQIFKGVKFHNTALTGASFKGATLQNVSFRAQYALTNKYYRQLKTIHFDGAIMDKLTYAALKGVGVDLSGAIISELN
- a CDS encoding GntR family transcriptional regulator, whose amino-acid sequence is MEFRENEAIYMQIAGYVTENIMLQKWLPEEKLPSVRELAADLQVNPLTVVRAYEFLQGKEVIANKRGIGFFIAGDAVQKVKNYSKERFLGQELPELFKSMYLLGISIEDIAERFEIFKAQNYQTK
- a CDS encoding serine hydrolase domain-containing protein codes for the protein MNENKPDSVYLLFGEALRKQIPVVRWASIYKKQISGLLPLRDLSLVTWKDSIGIYKVTGKIPLQIMFGNMDKNGKMNTFAAVPSTETAKKMYKVSTDNKLINHLDSTVDKVVSAYIQTKGNVGISTAVFYKRNSYFYNYGERKIGTKSLPDNHTVYDIGSITKTFTSTLLALAVHQQKLTLETSITKFLPDSVAQNQALKNITFKELANHTSGLPRDADNLGSTVIDANQPYGNYRIKDLFSLLRHFKQTTMPGVKYGYSNIGVGLMGVLLERVYQRSYRELLQQYITAPLEMNETVCSIDTTKFNNLAEGYNNFYQPVAFYHLQAVEAAGAIKSSTFDLINYVKAQILTSDPDLDLAIKLTHQVTFDKKPDIVGLGWHYLPDAKNVITHSGGTGGYSSSICIDLNKQIAVVVLTNNTSTGYIVAKDLINLIH
- a CDS encoding molybdopterin-binding protein — protein: MKCFKPTLPLSLLIVLIAFTRLSAQDLTKQAAAAIKGEVKTELILTVTDVDKLPKTTIIQKDRADKEYTYSGVELGIVLKNAGVTMAEELKGKNLSKYLLVEASDGYQVVFSLAEVDPSFTSRKIILANRKDGYLLSPEEGPFHIIIEGEKRKPRNARQVISLTIKFTD
- a CDS encoding sulfatase, with translation MKYFFKKIGIVFFLIITGQSSLYAQSKPNIIVFLVDDMGWQDTSVPFWTKTTPFNQRYHTPNMERLAKEGMKFTNAYATPVCSPSRISLMTGMNAARHKVTNWTLQKDASVDAPDSLLTPPQWNVNGLSPVAGIANAVHATALPQLLKQSGYYTIHCGKAHFGAISTPAEDPINIGFDVNIAGHAAGGPGSFLGEENYGNEKDKPKEPWGVPGLQAYYGTNTFLTEALTIEALKALKKPVADNKPFFLYMSHYAVHVPYAADKRFIQKYLDAGLPQKEAEYAALLEGMDKSLGDIMDYLKEKNIDKNTVILFMSDNGGFSQAPPRSGKPHTQNLPLKAGKGSVYEGGIRVPMLVKWPGITKAGSVTDQYLIIEDFFPTILEIAGAKNNKPPQQIDGISFVGSLKSNKKNNYTRPLIWHFPNKWIAKDEFGINYRSAIRQGDWKLIYNMKTQAKELYNLKTDIGEQHDLSDKYPGKVDQLSLLLSQKLKSYDAQMPTLKSNQQPVPWP
- a CDS encoding LLM class flavin-dependent oxidoreductase → MKKIGFLSFGHWSNHPAYNTRTAGDTLLQSIDLAVAAEEIGVDGAYFRVHHFASQLASPFPLLSAIGAKTSKIEIGTGVIDMRYENPLYMVEDAGAADLISEGRLQLGISRGSPEQVIDGWRYFGYAPQEGETDAEMGRRKALEFLDRLSGEGFAEPNPYPMFPNPPGLLHLEPHSEGLRERIWWGAASNATAVWAAENAMHLQSSTLKFDESGKPFHVQQAEQIRLYKEAWKNAGHEREPRVSVSRSIFALVNDQDRRFFGQEANRTDHFGMIEPGKNAIFGRSYAAEPDQLIKELAEDEAIQEADTLLLTIPNTLGVDYNVHVLSSVIEHVAPGLGWR
- a CDS encoding cytochrome-c peroxidase, whose product is MNGYTKAITTIIGYFILFTWTSISTSPYQLKYPVNFGNRISVPKDNPTTKEGVYLGRLLFYEPLLSANNKISCNSCHEQNRAFTDSEAFSIGVDRTLTNQGFPEAERNYFLNLVFNNL